A stretch of Myxococcus hansupus DNA encodes these proteins:
- a CDS encoding DUF6748 domain-containing protein, whose amino-acid sequence MNAPTNGSQPKQGESTSYIVKDSGVRCFAPPCPTYNAFPADKPDAEPIPVHELELSSVAEGSDEKMESLIRKTLDGTGLKVQGTLETRPNAGPAGAATVLRASKVEN is encoded by the coding sequence ATGAACGCCCCCACCAACGGTTCCCAGCCCAAGCAGGGTGAGAGCACTTCCTACATCGTCAAGGACAGCGGCGTGCGCTGCTTCGCCCCGCCCTGCCCCACCTACAACGCCTTCCCGGCGGACAAGCCGGACGCGGAGCCCATCCCCGTGCACGAGCTGGAGCTGTCCAGCGTGGCGGAGGGCTCGGACGAGAAGATGGAGTCGTTGATCCGCAAGACGCTGGACGGCACGGGGCTCAAGGTCCAGGGCACCCTGGAGACGCGGCCCAACGCGGGGCCCGCCGGGGCGGCCACCGTCCTGCGCGCCAGCAAGGTGGAGAACTGA
- a CDS encoding DNA alkylation repair protein — translation MADSLKTFFDARLVERLAASLHQAAPSFPRANFIREAAKGLDGQELMDRARHIAGALHRALPSDYPEAVEVLLRSLGAQAKLTEGGAMASFFYLPHTMFIAEHGLALAHFEASMRAQHALTQRFTAEFSIRPYLERHTAKTLARLREWTEDPSEHVRRLVSEGTRTRLPWASRLREFQKDPTPVLALLERLKDDPALYVRRSVANNLNDIGKDHPALLVQVAKAWMRDAPPERKWLVRHALRSSIKRGEPAALEVVGAKPPSGIEARVTKLPRRASLGGTVEVHFEVANRSKKPQTLVVDLAVHFQKANGETRPKVFKVRELTLGPGQAEEVCKRVSFEQLTTRKHYAGPHRFEALVNGLGLPLGVVEVGR, via the coding sequence ATGGCGGACTCCCTGAAAACCTTCTTCGATGCCCGGCTCGTCGAGCGGCTCGCCGCGTCACTCCACCAGGCCGCCCCGTCCTTCCCTCGCGCGAACTTCATTCGGGAGGCGGCGAAGGGGCTGGACGGACAGGAGTTGATGGACCGGGCGCGTCATATCGCTGGCGCACTGCACCGTGCCCTCCCCAGTGATTACCCGGAAGCCGTGGAGGTGCTGCTGCGCTCGCTCGGCGCCCAGGCGAAGCTGACGGAAGGCGGCGCCATGGCGTCGTTCTTCTACCTGCCGCACACGATGTTCATCGCGGAGCACGGGCTGGCGCTGGCGCACTTCGAGGCGTCCATGCGCGCGCAGCACGCGCTGACCCAACGGTTCACCGCGGAGTTCTCCATCCGCCCGTACCTGGAGCGACACACCGCGAAGACGCTGGCGCGTTTGCGCGAGTGGACAGAGGACCCGAGCGAGCACGTGCGTCGACTGGTCTCGGAAGGTACGCGCACGCGCCTGCCGTGGGCATCACGGTTGCGTGAGTTCCAGAAGGACCCCACGCCGGTGCTCGCGCTGCTGGAGCGGCTGAAGGACGACCCGGCGCTGTACGTGCGCCGCTCGGTGGCCAACAACCTGAATGACATCGGCAAGGACCACCCCGCCCTGCTGGTCCAGGTGGCGAAGGCGTGGATGCGGGACGCGCCTCCTGAGCGGAAGTGGCTGGTCCGACACGCGCTGCGCTCGTCCATCAAGCGCGGGGAACCGGCGGCGCTGGAGGTGGTGGGCGCGAAGCCGCCGTCGGGCATCGAGGCGCGGGTGACGAAGCTGCCGCGCCGCGCGTCGCTGGGGGGAACGGTGGAGGTCCACTTCGAGGTGGCCAACCGTTCGAAGAAGCCGCAGACGCTGGTGGTGGACCTCGCCGTGCATTTCCAGAAGGCGAATGGCGAGACGCGCCCCAAGGTGTTCAAGGTGCGCGAGCTGACGCTGGGGCCGGGACAGGCGGAGGAGGTGTGCAAGCGCGTGTCCTTCGAGCAGCTCACCACGCGCAAGCACTACGCGGGCCCGCACCGCTTCGAGGCGCTGGTGAATGGGCTCGGATTGCCGCTGGGTGTGGTGGAGGTGGGCAGGTAG
- a CDS encoding DUF1990 family protein, which translates to MHTDAGQADELQLPEEGAGPLLQRDYWAVIRNSQASPSELMHWVAQRFPEFAPSDICVFEHRRPVSANAPLRMDDELTVKIHGAGTFGVRVIHLDDQSFTLGTLHGHPEAGRITFGAYRNLRGDVIFHIRSRARSGSTFHYLGFVTAGDAMQTNTWTEFVLRAALTAGDGVVGAIHAQTTELKDEPSGGDTAHGPTFLAQGD; encoded by the coding sequence ATGCACACAGACGCCGGGCAGGCAGACGAGCTCCAACTCCCCGAAGAAGGTGCGGGCCCTCTGCTTCAACGCGACTACTGGGCCGTCATCCGGAACAGCCAGGCCTCCCCATCGGAGCTCATGCACTGGGTCGCCCAACGCTTCCCCGAGTTCGCCCCGTCGGACATCTGCGTGTTCGAACACCGAAGACCGGTGAGCGCGAACGCCCCGTTGCGGATGGATGACGAGCTGACCGTGAAGATTCACGGTGCGGGCACCTTCGGCGTGCGCGTCATCCACCTGGACGACCAGAGCTTCACGCTCGGCACGCTGCACGGGCACCCTGAAGCGGGCCGCATCACCTTCGGCGCTTACCGGAACCTGCGCGGCGATGTCATCTTCCACATCCGAAGCCGGGCGCGCTCCGGCTCCACGTTCCACTACCTCGGCTTCGTCACGGCGGGAGATGCGATGCAGACCAACACCTGGACCGAGTTCGTGCTGCGCGCCGCGCTCACGGCCGGCGACGGGGTGGTGGGCGCCATCCACGCCCAGACGACGGAGCTGAAGGACGAGCCCTCCGGCGGCGACACCGCGCACGGGCCCACCTTCTTGGCGCAGGGAGATTGA
- a CDS encoding PAS domain-containing sensor histidine kinase yields MSGTVAPEPRSLREQLASVPDSLALLESLFTHSPVPYAIFTADGHCLLTNPAFLEMFGAGPPPEYSLFRDELLVKLGYTKLLMRAVSGERVQTPVFWYDVKELEHVRAPDEARRIAISCTGFPLVASSGGVTHIAVAYKDMTAELAAREAAQAERRNLLQVFTQAPVAINVLRGYELRYEFANPLLQKLMGGRELNGRTQEEAIPDLSPELLSLHRGVLETGERAVVREYPVTIDYEGHGRVETKFWNIIFEPLRDERDLVDGLVTFAFDVTEQVLARQAVENQQKWLEAVLDLMPVPVVMADPGTGDLNFSNAAADRLYGGHIPKDVPRAAYAQHFHVTDMEGRRLSVEDIPSKRAARGERLEGVEVHWHTPAGQCSLSISSEMLPAMHGHPSVVVIPFLDITRLKTVEQHLQEAVRARDEFLSVASHELKTPLTSLGLRLQSMARAVLADPESELARRHGREVEAMRRQVTRLSELVDGLLDVSRISTGRLRIQYEPVDLPALVREVAARFELEAARASCELHVTQTEGFTGAWDRLRLEQVVSNLLSNALKYGAGAPVHIDVALGGLGARLWVKDQGIGISPEAHARIFQKFERAVSERHYGGMGLGLYVTRTLVEALGGTIQVVSQPDEGATFLVELPLQPAR; encoded by the coding sequence TTGAGCGGAACGGTGGCCCCGGAGCCGCGTTCCCTGCGCGAACAACTCGCCTCGGTGCCGGATTCGCTCGCGCTGCTCGAAAGCCTGTTCACCCACTCGCCGGTGCCCTACGCCATCTTCACCGCGGATGGGCACTGCCTGCTCACCAACCCCGCCTTCCTCGAGATGTTCGGCGCGGGGCCGCCCCCCGAGTACAGCCTCTTCCGCGACGAGCTGCTGGTGAAGCTGGGGTACACCAAGCTGCTCATGCGCGCGGTGTCCGGCGAGCGCGTCCAGACGCCCGTCTTCTGGTACGACGTGAAGGAGCTGGAGCACGTGCGCGCGCCCGACGAGGCCCGGCGCATCGCCATCTCCTGCACCGGCTTCCCGTTGGTCGCCTCCAGCGGCGGCGTCACGCACATCGCCGTGGCCTACAAGGACATGACGGCGGAGCTGGCGGCCCGAGAAGCGGCGCAAGCCGAGCGCCGCAACCTGCTCCAGGTCTTCACCCAGGCCCCGGTGGCCATCAACGTGCTGCGCGGCTACGAGCTGCGCTACGAGTTCGCCAACCCGCTCCTCCAGAAGCTCATGGGCGGACGCGAGCTGAACGGGCGCACCCAGGAAGAAGCGATTCCGGACCTGTCACCGGAGCTCTTGAGCCTGCACCGCGGCGTCCTGGAGACAGGCGAGCGCGCCGTCGTGCGGGAGTACCCCGTCACCATCGACTACGAGGGCCACGGGCGCGTCGAGACGAAGTTCTGGAACATCATCTTCGAGCCCCTGCGCGACGAGCGGGACCTGGTGGACGGCCTGGTGACGTTCGCGTTCGACGTCACCGAGCAGGTGCTCGCGCGGCAGGCGGTGGAGAACCAGCAGAAGTGGCTGGAGGCCGTGCTGGACCTGATGCCCGTCCCGGTGGTGATGGCGGACCCGGGCACCGGCGACCTCAACTTCTCCAACGCCGCGGCGGACCGGCTCTACGGCGGGCACATTCCCAAGGACGTGCCCCGTGCCGCCTACGCCCAGCACTTCCACGTGACGGACATGGAGGGCCGGCGGTTGAGCGTGGAGGACATCCCCTCCAAGCGCGCGGCCCGGGGCGAGCGGCTGGAAGGCGTGGAGGTCCATTGGCACACGCCCGCGGGGCAGTGCTCGCTCAGCATCTCCTCGGAGATGCTGCCCGCCATGCACGGCCACCCGTCCGTGGTGGTGATTCCCTTCCTGGACATCACCCGGTTGAAGACGGTGGAGCAGCACCTCCAGGAGGCCGTGCGCGCCCGCGACGAGTTCCTCTCCGTCGCCAGCCACGAGCTCAAGACGCCGCTGACGTCGTTGGGGCTGCGGCTCCAGTCCATGGCGCGCGCCGTGCTGGCGGATCCGGAGTCCGAGCTCGCGCGGCGTCATGGCCGCGAGGTGGAGGCCATGCGCCGGCAGGTGACGCGCCTGTCCGAACTGGTCGACGGCCTGCTCGACGTGTCCCGCATCAGCACGGGCCGGCTGCGCATCCAGTATGAGCCGGTGGACCTGCCCGCGCTCGTGCGCGAGGTGGCCGCGCGCTTCGAGCTGGAGGCCGCCCGCGCGAGCTGCGAGCTGCACGTCACACAGACGGAGGGCTTCACCGGCGCGTGGGACCGGCTGCGGCTGGAGCAGGTGGTGTCCAACCTGCTGTCCAACGCGCTCAAGTACGGCGCGGGGGCGCCGGTCCACATCGACGTGGCGCTTGGTGGGCTGGGTGCCCGGCTGTGGGTGAAGGACCAGGGCATTGGCATCAGCCCGGAAGCGCACGCGCGCATCTTCCAGAAGTTCGAGCGCGCCGTGTCGGAGCGGCACTACGGCGGCATGGGCCTGGGCCTCTACGTGACACGCACGCTGGTGGAGGCCCTGGGCGGCACCATCCAGGTGGTCAGCCAGCCCGACGAGGGCGCCACCTTCCTGGTGGAGCTGCCGCTCCAGCCCGCGAGATAG
- the dnaN gene encoding DNA polymerase III subunit beta, whose protein sequence is MEFRIAADELKKALYRAQGIVERKTTMPILANVLVTANKGGITVTAFDLDIGIVSEHPAEVIKTGAVTLSAKYVFDIVQNLPDAQVTLKKLANNYVDISSGSAHFKIVGMAAEEYPKLPKEENAPLVQVGGNTLLEMIKKTQFAISSDETRYILNGVFFEPQSTGKVRMVATDGHRLALVERELPGDFKLKSGVIIPRKGLMELKRLLDEAPDAECHLGFAENSALFKKPGLTMVMRLIDGQFPEYQRVIPKEGEKVVLVPKVRLLESLKRIALLSADKSNAVRIGLETNQLIITASNPDLGEAKDVLDLAYQGNSVVIGFNARYLMDVLAVTETDEVSFELGDEHSPGVLHAPGDRSFTAVVMPMRV, encoded by the coding sequence ATGGAATTCCGCATCGCCGCCGACGAGCTGAAGAAGGCCCTCTACCGCGCCCAGGGCATCGTGGAGCGCAAGACGACGATGCCCATCCTGGCGAACGTGCTCGTCACCGCGAACAAGGGCGGCATCACGGTCACCGCGTTCGACCTGGACATCGGCATCGTGTCCGAGCACCCGGCCGAGGTCATCAAGACGGGCGCCGTCACGCTGAGCGCCAAGTACGTCTTCGACATCGTCCAGAACCTGCCGGACGCCCAGGTCACGCTGAAGAAGCTGGCCAACAACTACGTGGACATCTCCAGCGGCTCGGCCCATTTCAAGATCGTGGGCATGGCGGCCGAGGAGTACCCCAAGCTGCCGAAGGAAGAGAACGCGCCCCTGGTGCAGGTGGGGGGCAACACGCTGCTGGAGATGATCAAGAAGACGCAGTTCGCCATCTCCAGCGACGAGACGCGCTACATCCTCAACGGCGTCTTCTTCGAGCCCCAGTCCACCGGCAAGGTCCGCATGGTGGCCACCGACGGTCACCGTCTGGCGCTGGTGGAGCGCGAGCTGCCGGGGGACTTCAAGCTCAAGAGCGGTGTCATCATCCCCCGCAAGGGCCTGATGGAGCTCAAGCGCCTGCTGGACGAGGCGCCCGACGCGGAGTGCCACCTGGGCTTCGCGGAGAACTCGGCACTGTTCAAGAAGCCGGGCCTCACCATGGTGATGCGCCTCATCGACGGCCAGTTCCCCGAGTACCAGCGCGTCATCCCCAAGGAAGGGGAGAAGGTCGTCCTGGTGCCCAAGGTGCGCCTGCTGGAGAGCCTCAAGCGCATCGCCCTGCTGTCGGCGGACAAGAGCAACGCGGTGCGCATCGGGCTGGAGACGAACCAGCTCATCATCACCGCCAGCAACCCGGACCTGGGCGAGGCCAAGGACGTGCTGGACCTGGCCTACCAGGGCAACAGCGTCGTCATCGGCTTCAACGCGCGCTACCTGATGGACGTGCTCGCCGTCACGGAGACGGACGAGGTGTCCTTCGAGCTGGGTGACGAGCACAGCCCGGGCGTCCTGCACGCCCCTGGCGACCGCAGCTTCACCGCCGTGGTCATGCCCATGCGGGTGTGA
- a CDS encoding double-CXXCG motif protein encodes MTRFFWLREDEAATSAFSGAFNAVHKWSLPGVTCSDCGATWSSWGCHYPCVDLSKLPERAEFERARPEPYPEFARLRERVRPLAPVNAVLPPGAAFGPLMGTASGEFGPFTWQGTSLLLVRRDALERLQATGVHGLVGARTELRFRKKDPPELMDLQLEPHGLLHRDCIPSDTPPPCETCGRRAFDRPEEPVLDAASLPSDVDIFRLANFTTMIVGTDRFVDAVKRLGLPGLSAEELPVR; translated from the coding sequence ATGACCCGATTCTTCTGGCTTCGCGAAGACGAAGCGGCGACGTCCGCTTTCAGTGGGGCCTTCAATGCCGTGCACAAGTGGAGTCTGCCCGGAGTGACGTGCTCCGACTGCGGCGCGACATGGAGTTCTTGGGGGTGTCACTATCCCTGCGTAGACCTGTCGAAGCTCCCGGAGCGCGCGGAGTTCGAAAGGGCCCGTCCCGAGCCATACCCTGAGTTCGCGCGTCTCCGAGAACGGGTGCGCCCGCTTGCTCCCGTGAATGCGGTGCTGCCACCGGGCGCGGCTTTCGGCCCGTTGATGGGGACCGCCTCGGGTGAGTTTGGCCCGTTCACATGGCAGGGCACTTCGTTGTTGCTCGTGCGCCGGGATGCCTTGGAGCGGTTGCAAGCGACAGGGGTGCACGGCCTCGTGGGCGCCCGGACGGAACTTCGATTCCGAAAGAAGGACCCGCCAGAGTTGATGGACCTTCAATTGGAGCCGCATGGCCTGTTGCATCGAGACTGCATCCCTTCCGACACGCCCCCGCCGTGCGAGACGTGTGGGCGGCGTGCCTTTGACAGGCCGGAAGAGCCCGTGCTCGACGCCGCCTCGCTTCCGAGCGACGTCGACATCTTCCGGCTCGCCAACTTCACGACGATGATTGTCGGTACGGACCGTTTCGTGGACGCTGTGAAGCGCCTTGGGTTGCCAGGGCTCTCGGCTGAGGAGTTGCCTGTCCGTTGA
- a CDS encoding DUF1990 family protein, giving the protein MIEWRWFSGWTEAEMVPRLAKARTLERNFPEVSGEMTLEAGWSQVRSESVLGHEAPGRPVPGSLFERAQQVLETFDFSDPRIVAWHFSAHEPLQGRTVLLELRSLGQKLRYLCGARVGGTREEHGDTCSIYGFSFETLHGHIEAGREWFLLRKNHESGAVSFHIEAAWRPGQFPNWWSRLGFAMVAPRYQRAWHRLTHVRLRELVLKHPELVGHHASSGQLEHSGHDVKTAPVQFYAQRARGHRETQLEEETEAMNRGHGLTALGMGILAGMRSMSAPTLASRWLATTQPPPEDRLARAMAHPWAPRVLGLLAVGELIGDKLPMAPARVMVVPLTGRMLSGALAAASVTPERQRGRRLAVAALGAVAALASSWAFYALRRTATKKLGVPDVAVALTEDALLAGLASRLLPTFEAPTGRVVTLPT; this is encoded by the coding sequence ATGATTGAGTGGCGCTGGTTCTCCGGCTGGACGGAAGCGGAAATGGTGCCCCGGCTGGCGAAGGCCCGCACGCTGGAGCGCAACTTCCCGGAGGTCTCCGGAGAGATGACGCTGGAGGCGGGCTGGAGTCAGGTCCGCTCGGAGAGCGTGCTCGGCCACGAGGCGCCGGGGCGGCCCGTCCCAGGCAGCCTCTTCGAGCGCGCCCAGCAGGTGCTGGAGACCTTCGACTTCTCCGACCCGCGCATCGTCGCGTGGCACTTCTCCGCGCATGAACCCTTGCAGGGCCGCACGGTGCTGCTGGAGCTGCGCTCCCTGGGACAGAAACTGCGCTACCTGTGCGGCGCGCGCGTGGGCGGCACCCGCGAGGAGCATGGCGACACCTGCAGCATCTACGGCTTCAGCTTCGAAACCCTGCACGGACACATCGAGGCCGGGCGTGAGTGGTTCCTGCTCCGCAAGAACCACGAGAGCGGCGCGGTGAGCTTCCACATCGAGGCGGCCTGGCGCCCCGGCCAGTTCCCCAACTGGTGGAGCCGGCTGGGCTTCGCCATGGTCGCGCCGCGATACCAGCGCGCGTGGCACCGGCTGACGCACGTGCGGCTGCGCGAGCTGGTGTTGAAACATCCGGAGCTGGTGGGTCATCACGCCAGCAGCGGCCAGTTGGAGCACTCCGGCCACGATGTGAAGACGGCCCCGGTGCAGTTCTACGCGCAGCGGGCGCGCGGACACCGTGAAACCCAATTGGAGGAGGAGACAGAGGCCATGAATCGAGGACACGGATTGACGGCTCTGGGAATGGGCATCCTGGCGGGCATGCGGAGCATGAGCGCGCCGACGCTCGCGAGCCGATGGCTGGCGACCACGCAGCCACCACCGGAGGACCGGCTCGCGCGGGCCATGGCGCATCCGTGGGCGCCTCGCGTGCTGGGGCTGCTCGCGGTGGGTGAGCTGATTGGAGACAAGCTGCCGATGGCGCCCGCGCGGGTGATGGTCGTGCCGCTGACGGGCCGGATGCTCTCGGGTGCGCTGGCGGCGGCCAGCGTGACGCCGGAGCGCCAGCGGGGACGCAGGCTCGCGGTGGCGGCGCTTGGAGCGGTGGCGGCACTGGCGTCGAGTTGGGCCTTCTATGCGCTGCGGCGCACCGCCACGAAGAAGCTGGGCGTGCCCGACGTGGCGGTAGCGCTGACGGAAGACGCCCTGCTCGCGGGCCTCGCCTCGCGGCTGCTGCCCACCTTCGAGGCGCCGACAGGACGCGTGGTCACGCTCCCAACGTAA
- the recF gene encoding DNA replication/repair protein RecF (All proteins in this family for which functions are known are DNA-binding proteins that assist the filamentation of RecA onto DNA for the initiation of recombination or recombinational repair.), whose amino-acid sequence MRLLALHVHDFRNLPQVQLSPSAHATIAVGQNGQGKTNLLEALYFLATLKPLRAGRLSELVRWGSQGARVTGRFLLKGAEREISVEVGGGTRQAFVDGKKASSLEDYFGGVSVVAFTPDDLEVVKGGPDSRRGFLDRAVFNRYPAFLRESREYARALKNRNRLLREGHAVDAAYLDAYDETLAKAGARIYSRRRSLMAELAPRAQATFASIGRTVDPAVYGYRPAHLDGDFANADEAALAALLRECLAGRLRRDMERGFTSVGPHADDVSVTLGGRSARAYASQGQQRALVLGWKIAEIENLEAAMGFLPLLLLDDVSSELDPERNAYLMGYLARSGAQTVLTTTDGSLVRGAAADDTLWLDVHGGQVAVHVDDAAPPAA is encoded by the coding sequence GTGCGCCTCCTCGCGCTTCACGTCCACGACTTCCGGAACCTCCCCCAGGTCCAGCTTTCGCCCAGCGCCCACGCCACCATCGCGGTGGGGCAGAACGGGCAGGGCAAGACGAACCTGCTGGAGGCCCTCTACTTCCTCGCCACGCTCAAGCCGCTGCGCGCGGGCCGCTTGTCGGAGCTGGTGCGCTGGGGCTCGCAGGGCGCTCGCGTGACGGGCCGCTTCCTCCTCAAGGGCGCCGAGCGCGAAATCTCCGTGGAGGTGGGCGGCGGCACGCGCCAGGCCTTCGTGGACGGGAAGAAGGCCTCCAGCCTGGAGGACTACTTCGGCGGTGTCTCCGTGGTGGCCTTCACGCCGGATGACCTGGAGGTGGTGAAGGGCGGGCCCGACTCGCGGCGCGGCTTCCTGGACAGGGCGGTGTTCAACCGCTACCCCGCCTTCCTGCGCGAGAGCCGGGAGTACGCGCGCGCCCTGAAGAACCGCAACCGCCTGCTGCGCGAAGGGCACGCGGTGGACGCGGCGTACCTGGACGCCTACGACGAGACGCTGGCGAAGGCGGGCGCGCGCATCTACTCGCGGCGGCGCTCGTTGATGGCGGAGCTGGCGCCGCGCGCGCAGGCGACCTTCGCCTCCATTGGCCGCACGGTGGACCCCGCCGTGTATGGCTACCGCCCCGCGCACCTGGACGGAGACTTCGCCAACGCGGACGAAGCGGCGCTGGCCGCGCTGCTGCGCGAGTGCCTCGCCGGGCGCCTGCGCCGGGACATGGAGCGGGGCTTCACCTCCGTGGGCCCGCATGCGGACGATGTGTCGGTGACGCTGGGGGGCCGCAGCGCGCGGGCCTACGCCAGCCAGGGGCAGCAGCGGGCGCTGGTGCTTGGCTGGAAGATTGCCGAAATCGAGAACCTGGAGGCCGCCATGGGCTTCCTGCCGTTGCTGCTCCTGGACGACGTGTCGAGCGAGCTGGACCCCGAGCGCAACGCGTACCTCATGGGCTACCTGGCCCGGAGCGGCGCGCAGACGGTGCTCACCACCACGGACGGCTCGTTGGTGCGTGGCGCGGCGGCGGACGACACGCTGTGGCTGGACGTGCACGGAGGGCAGGTGGCGGTGCACGTGGATGACGCGGCGCCGCCCGCCGCCTGA
- a CDS encoding TIGR02269 family lipoprotein codes for MWRTWAVYLLLFAVPWLGCASVQEVHDRPPWNECDAPGDDVCVGLLCQGAMCGFYRCEELPVEVELARFPPARPPAAAAAPGRGPRRNWGGGQSLPRGAVMVFPNWDGAPQQVIPPSRRLTPGRWEKHHIFPQAEDLARWFEGRGVKIHDYTMPIPREVHRRIHGPGGNGGAWNNAWREFRDRKQNARPDEIFKFAGELIHRFELIGGPIQPYYARPGA; via the coding sequence ATGTGGCGCACATGGGCCGTTTACCTCCTGCTGTTCGCCGTGCCGTGGCTTGGGTGTGCCTCCGTCCAAGAGGTCCACGATAGGCCGCCCTGGAACGAATGCGATGCTCCGGGTGACGACGTTTGCGTCGGCCTTCTTTGCCAGGGAGCCATGTGTGGCTTCTACCGCTGCGAGGAGCTGCCCGTTGAAGTGGAGTTGGCGCGCTTTCCTCCTGCGCGTCCTCCCGCGGCCGCGGCAGCTCCAGGGCGAGGTCCTCGGCGCAACTGGGGTGGTGGGCAATCGCTTCCCCGTGGCGCGGTCATGGTCTTCCCCAACTGGGACGGCGCGCCCCAGCAGGTCATCCCTCCATCACGTCGGCTCACACCAGGACGCTGGGAGAAGCACCACATTTTTCCTCAAGCGGAGGATCTCGCCCGGTGGTTTGAAGGGCGAGGGGTGAAGATTCATGACTACACGATGCCCATTCCTCGCGAGGTCCACCGGAGAATTCACGGGCCCGGCGGAAATGGCGGCGCCTGGAACAATGCATGGCGTGAATTCAGGGACCGGAAGCAGAACGCGCGCCCTGATGAGATTTTCAAATTCGCAGGAGAGCTCATCCATCGCTTCGAGCTCATCGGAGGGCCCATTCAGCCCTACTATGCCCGGCCCGGAGCATAA